A window of Polaribacter litorisediminis contains these coding sequences:
- a CDS encoding LytR/AlgR family response regulator transcription factor, which yields MEKYKCLIVDDEELARELIATHLNQLPYFEIIATCASAIEANSVLKNNTIDLLFLDIEMPVLKGTDFLKNLRNQPKVIFTTAHREYAIESYELNVVDYLLKPIIFNRFFKAIEKFLETQVVVKPATSKPELTHIFIRSNQKNIKLYYDDILYIESLKDYIKIHKKEEKLLIKHGISAFKEKLDNRFIRVHRSYIVNKQKVTAYTKQDIEIGEIEIPIGDLYRKNTLEILKV from the coding sequence ATGGAAAAGTATAAATGTTTAATCGTTGATGATGAGGAATTAGCAAGAGAGTTAATTGCCACGCATCTTAATCAATTACCATATTTTGAAATTATTGCTACCTGTGCTTCAGCAATCGAAGCAAATTCTGTCTTGAAAAATAATACGATTGACTTATTATTTCTAGATATAGAAATGCCAGTTTTAAAAGGAACAGACTTTTTAAAAAATTTAAGGAATCAACCAAAAGTTATATTTACTACAGCTCATAGAGAATATGCAATAGAAAGTTATGAGTTAAATGTGGTAGATTATTTATTAAAGCCTATTATTTTTAATCGTTTTTTTAAAGCGATAGAAAAGTTCTTAGAGACCCAAGTTGTTGTGAAACCTGCAACTAGTAAACCTGAATTGACTCATATTTTTATAAGAAGTAATCAGAAAAATATAAAACTGTATTATGATGATATTTTATATATAGAAAGCCTTAAAGACTATATTAAAATACATAAAAAAGAAGAAAAACTGTTAATAAAGCATGGTATTTCTGCTTTTAAAGAGAAGCTAGATAATCGTTTTATAAGAGTGCATAGATCTTACATAGTTAACAAGCAAAAAGTTACTGCTTACACAAAACAAGATATTGAAATTGGCGAAATTGAAATACCAATTGGAGATTTATACAGAAAAAACACTTTGGAAATACTGAAAGTGTAA
- a CDS encoding sensor histidine kinase: protein MQTFYSVARVYYFEIHYPEIYKMQPPYILFDRMTSFVRFLSNITWLVFPTIIFIAIKYYSDQKDIIELKEQKKSTELSLLKNQLNPHFLFNTLNNLYALSLKKSDKTPEVIAKLSEILDYILYQCKDNYVSINKEIELLENYIALEKLRYGKRVNVTFEKDIQNNVNIAPLVLLTFVENAFKHGVSQELTTSFIDIKISATENEIIFKLKNSKPRVDTELIKSTKKSIGMQNTKKQLDLLYPNKYQLEIENTASHYSLELKLTLNGKV from the coding sequence ATGCAAACCTTCTACAGTGTTGCTAGGGTATATTATTTCGAAATTCATTATCCAGAAATATATAAAATGCAACCTCCTTATATTTTGTTTGATAGAATGACTTCTTTTGTTCGGTTTTTAAGCAATATCACTTGGTTAGTTTTTCCTACGATAATATTTATAGCAATAAAATATTATAGTGATCAAAAAGATATTATTGAGTTAAAAGAACAAAAAAAATCTACAGAGCTCTCTTTATTAAAAAATCAACTAAATCCGCATTTTTTATTCAATACGTTGAATAACTTATACGCTTTATCACTAAAAAAATCTGATAAAACTCCAGAAGTAATAGCAAAACTTTCAGAAATTTTAGACTATATTTTATACCAATGCAAAGACAACTATGTTTCAATTAATAAGGAAATTGAATTATTAGAAAATTATATAGCTTTAGAAAAACTTAGGTATGGTAAAAGGGTGAACGTCACATTTGAAAAAGATATTCAAAATAATGTAAATATTGCTCCTTTAGTTTTATTAACTTTTGTAGAAAATGCTTTTAAACATGGTGTTAGTCAAGAGTTAACCACTAGTTTTATAGATATAAAAATATCAGCTACAGAAAATGAAATAATATTCAAATTAAAAAATAGTAAACCTAGAGTAGACACTGAACTTATTAAAAGCACTAAAAAATCTATAGGAATGCAAAATACCAAAAAGCAATTAGATTTATTGTACCCAAATAAGTATCAATTAGAGATTGAAAATACAGCTTCTCACTACTCTTTAGAGCTAAAACTTACGTTAAATGGAAAAGTATAA
- a CDS encoding sensor histidine kinase, with translation MSLHLNKKLSKIHLYWKCQLVGWSLVSIYWAYTVYTRDNYGFFYTLLNYVSDIAIGIFLTHMYRVYALKAEWSKLPIKQLIVRVIPSILLLAILYVFLNNLKWIFFRTFFVIKNVDFLESMMYWDPILLTGLRLMSIWVLAYHLYHYYQKEVVTAKENAQLSLIAKQAQLDNLAAQLNPHFLFNSLNSIKSLVIENPDTARRSIDLLSDLLRSSLYEKDEGLITIKEELSLVKDYIELEKMRFEERLHLEISVDKIVHNFKIPTLSIQLLVENAIKHGIDLIVKGGTIGLVIQKKHDFIEIIVKNPGSIDDTKRAGLGLKNLQKRLTLQYKNQATFNLTQTNTEEVEAKITIPFIADENI, from the coding sequence ATGAGTTTACATCTAAATAAAAAATTATCAAAAATACACTTATACTGGAAATGCCAATTAGTAGGTTGGAGTCTAGTATCTATTTATTGGGCATACACGGTTTATACAAGAGATAATTATGGTTTCTTTTACACGCTATTAAATTATGTATCAGATATTGCTATTGGAATATTCTTAACGCATATGTATAGAGTCTATGCTTTAAAAGCTGAATGGAGTAAATTGCCAATAAAACAATTAATAGTAAGAGTAATTCCTAGTATACTTTTACTAGCAATTTTATATGTATTCCTAAACAATTTAAAATGGATTTTTTTCAGAACCTTTTTTGTGATAAAGAATGTTGATTTTTTAGAGTCAATGATGTATTGGGATCCGATTTTACTCACAGGACTTCGTTTAATGTCAATTTGGGTATTAGCCTATCATTTATATCATTATTATCAAAAAGAAGTAGTTACAGCTAAAGAAAATGCGCAATTATCTTTAATCGCTAAACAAGCACAATTAGATAACTTAGCAGCGCAATTGAATCCTCATTTTTTGTTTAATTCATTAAACTCAATAAAATCTTTAGTCATTGAAAACCCAGATACAGCTAGAAGATCCATTGATTTGTTGTCAGATTTATTACGTTCATCCCTATATGAAAAAGACGAAGGTTTAATTACCATTAAAGAGGAGTTGTCTTTAGTGAAAGATTATATTGAATTGGAAAAAATGCGTTTTGAAGAACGATTGCATTTAGAAATTTCTGTAGATAAAATAGTACACAATTTTAAAATACCTACTTTAAGTATTCAGTTATTGGTTGAAAATGCAATTAAACATGGTATTGATTTAATTGTTAAAGGAGGAACTATAGGCCTTGTTATACAAAAGAAACACGATTTCATTGAAATCATAGTTAAAAACCCTGGAAGTATTGATGATACAAAAAGGGCAGGTTTGGGCTTAAAAAATTTGCAAAAGAGATTAACACTTCAATATAAAAACCAAGCTACTTTTAACTTAACTCAAACAAATACAGAAGAAGTTGAAGCAAAAATAACAATACCTTTTATAGCTGATGAAAATATTTAA
- a CDS encoding LytR/AlgR family response regulator transcription factor, whose amino-acid sequence MKIFKTIIIDDERLAREEVKRALQKHKEFKIIGEASHADEAIELIEDLQPDILFLDIHMPGKSGFDLLEELTNVPDVVFTTAYDQYAVKAFEMNALDYLVKPLRDERFSKTIEKVKVELSKRVQLESTILPMHQKIFIKDGEKCYFIPLTEIHFIESLENYARLYFGSDKAMIKRSLNLLAEKLDPKVFFRVNRSQIINIHYIKEIHPYFNNKLQIILTTGEKVEVSSRQSVKFKNWNSL is encoded by the coding sequence ATGAAAATATTTAAAACCATAATTATTGATGATGAACGTTTAGCGAGAGAAGAAGTAAAACGTGCACTACAAAAACATAAAGAGTTTAAAATTATTGGGGAAGCAAGTCATGCAGATGAAGCCATAGAATTAATTGAAGACTTACAACCAGATATTTTGTTTTTAGACATTCATATGCCTGGAAAATCTGGGTTTGATTTGTTAGAAGAATTAACAAATGTACCAGATGTTGTTTTTACAACGGCTTATGATCAATATGCTGTAAAAGCTTTTGAGATGAATGCGTTAGATTATTTAGTGAAACCTTTAAGAGACGAACGTTTTTCTAAAACTATAGAAAAAGTAAAAGTAGAATTGTCTAAAAGAGTACAATTAGAGTCTACAATTTTACCCATGCATCAAAAAATCTTTATCAAAGATGGCGAAAAATGTTATTTTATTCCGCTAACAGAGATACATTTTATTGAGTCTTTAGAAAATTATGCACGTTTGTATTTTGGTTCAGATAAAGCTATGATTAAACGCTCATTAAATTTATTAGCAGAGAAATTAGATCCTAAAGTCTTTTTTAGGGTGAATAGAAGTCAAATAATCAACATACATTACATTAAAGAGATTCATCCCTACTTTAATAATAAACTCCAAATTATATTAACTACTGGAGAAAAAGTAGAAGTGTCTAGCAGGCAATCTGTTAAGTTTAAAAACTGGAATAGTTTATAA
- a CDS encoding DUF6624 domain-containing protein, with amino-acid sequence MMKRYLILFFVMIINFSANGQSNQKSYSELIRAGWKLCLEKKFKESAKLYDQAFKINTNVPLNDRYNAACINSLDNNLNAAYKHLFVAANELKWYDINHLKNDTDLTNLRKDKRWNELISVMQKNKQEIEKHYDKELVAVLDKIYFDDQSTRSQIRSKEEKYGRDSKEMRAFWGSILKKDSINLIKVSKILDTQGWPSKEKIGTRGASTIFLVIQHGNQDVKLKYLPMINEALKNNWLPKRQYAMFYDRLLLGQGKRQVYGTQLAMSKERKKPYVLPLNDARKVDKRRAEMGLNTMQENLNRWDLTWDVEAYLKMLPKLEATERALNKKN; translated from the coding sequence ATGATGAAACGCTATTTAATCTTATTTTTTGTAATGATTATAAATTTCAGTGCAAATGGACAATCAAATCAAAAAAGTTACTCAGAATTAATTAGGGCTGGTTGGAAACTATGCTTAGAAAAAAAATTTAAAGAATCTGCAAAACTTTATGACCAAGCTTTTAAAATAAATACGAATGTTCCTTTAAATGACAGATATAATGCTGCCTGTATAAACTCTTTAGATAATAATCTTAATGCAGCCTACAAACACCTTTTTGTTGCAGCCAATGAATTGAAGTGGTATGACATCAATCATTTAAAAAATGATACAGATTTAACAAACCTACGAAAAGACAAAAGATGGAATGAATTGATTTCTGTGATGCAAAAAAACAAGCAAGAGATTGAAAAACATTACGATAAAGAGTTAGTTGCAGTTTTAGATAAAATCTATTTTGATGATCAAAGTACACGAAGTCAAATTAGAAGTAAAGAAGAAAAATATGGAAGAGATTCTAAAGAAATGCGTGCTTTTTGGGGAAGTATTCTTAAAAAGGATTCTATCAACTTAATTAAAGTTAGTAAAATATTAGACACTCAAGGTTGGCCAAGTAAAGAAAAAATTGGTACAAGAGGCGCATCAACAATTTTTCTTGTGATTCAACATGGAAATCAAGACGTAAAACTAAAATATTTACCAATGATAAATGAGGCTCTAAAAAACAACTGGCTACCTAAAAGACAGTATGCTATGTTTTATGACAGATTACTTTTAGGGCAAGGAAAAAGACAAGTATATGGTACACAATTGGCAATGAGTAAGGAGCGTAAAAAACCATATGTTTTACCTTTAAATGATGCTAGAAAGGTAGATAAAAGAAGAGCTGAAATGGGGCTAAACACTATGCAAGAAAATTTAAATAGATGGGATTTAACTTGGGATGTAGAAGCATATTTAAAAATGTTGCCAAAACTTGAAGCTACAGAAAGAGCATTAAATAAAAAAAACTAA
- a CDS encoding nuclear transport factor 2 family protein, whose protein sequence is MNFKNFTISIIVLLITSITLAQNSTRKYFRHLRYNHVSPYIKLTGTYPLDVNTAKETSHYIFTYNDRNDLVEITNNHYFTERSHPLTSIGAYKTVITHTKDIETRIFFNKNGKRITNDRKVYKEVFTKGRNLNYTKLEFFDIVDKPMESNWEISKYVWFKHKKMIVEKRFNLKNEPKNLSTYFEFGITGMTFRKDGTPIANYNLSKDYKIINNTAGVASYQDTYDTYGNHIKYTYHDKDNKLVLNQIGLAIGTKEYDAIGNYIKQAHYDQDMKFIRGRNISNNQNVALSKKASQKDSVEIKRISLGYLIALQDLKPKLMKEVMNDSLNKVSVGYSRTLKKEVTNAISKKRMIENAENWNKSNTKFPPNPKNEIKILDIYHRIATVKLYSDNWVEYLHLIKLDGKWSIINLLWQHKNVNRYPF, encoded by the coding sequence ATGAATTTTAAAAATTTTACAATCTCGATCATCGTTTTATTGATTACAAGTATTACTCTGGCTCAAAATTCAACTCGAAAATACTTTAGACATTTAAGATACAATCATGTATCACCATACATTAAATTAACTGGGACATATCCTTTAGATGTTAATACTGCAAAAGAAACATCTCATTATATTTTTACATACAATGATCGTAATGATTTGGTTGAAATTACCAATAATCATTATTTTACTGAAAGAAGCCATCCTTTGACATCAATCGGAGCTTACAAAACAGTTATCACGCACACAAAAGATATAGAAACACGAATTTTCTTTAATAAAAATGGGAAACGAATTACTAATGATAGAAAGGTTTACAAAGAAGTTTTTACAAAAGGCAGAAATTTAAATTATACTAAATTAGAGTTTTTTGATATTGTTGATAAACCAATGGAGTCTAATTGGGAAATATCAAAATATGTTTGGTTTAAGCATAAAAAAATGATTGTAGAAAAGCGATTTAATCTAAAAAATGAGCCAAAAAATCTTTCTACATATTTTGAATTTGGAATAACTGGTATGACCTTTAGAAAAGATGGAACACCAATTGCAAATTATAATTTAAGTAAAGATTATAAAATTATTAATAATACTGCAGGAGTTGCCTCTTATCAAGATACTTATGACACTTATGGAAATCATATAAAATATACGTATCATGATAAAGACAATAAATTGGTTCTGAATCAAATTGGACTAGCTATAGGAACTAAAGAATACGATGCAATAGGAAATTATATTAAACAGGCGCATTATGATCAAGACATGAAGTTCATTAGAGGCAGAAATATTTCAAATAATCAAAATGTTGCTTTAAGCAAAAAAGCATCTCAAAAAGACAGTGTAGAAATCAAAAGAATTTCTTTAGGCTACTTAATTGCTTTACAAGATTTGAAACCAAAGTTGATGAAAGAAGTAATGAATGATAGCTTAAACAAGGTTTCTGTTGGATATAGTAGGACTTTAAAAAAAGAAGTTACAAACGCTATTTCTAAAAAACGTATGATAGAAAATGCAGAAAACTGGAATAAATCAAATACTAAATTTCCTCCAAATCCTAAAAATGAAATTAAAATACTAGATATATATCATAGAATAGCAACTGTAAAACTATATTCAGATAATTGGGTTGAATATTTACATCTCATAAAATTAGATGGTAAATGGAGTATTATCAATCTTTTATGGCAACATAAAAACGTAAATAGGTATCCATTTTAA